The proteins below are encoded in one region of Phycisphaerales bacterium:
- the nfsA gene encoding oxygen-insensitive NADPH nitroreductase, with translation MNSTIDQIAKHRSIRKFTEEPVPQEAISQAVEAAQQAATSSNVQAYSILQIRDHNVRSDLSKLCGNQEKVVACGAFFIVCADSRRHRLLAKQAEKKYESHLEGFLVGVIDASLFAQNLALAFESMNLGICYIGGLRNDLPKVGKLLRFPEGVYPLFGLCVGHPGEEPFKRPRLPAEAVLFTDQYPTDQEMLDLVARYDQQMSDYYTKRGASGRTWSPTIAAFHEAPRRESLAAFYVKQGADLS, from the coding sequence ATGAATTCAACGATTGATCAAATTGCCAAACATCGCTCCATTCGAAAATTCACAGAAGAGCCGGTACCCCAGGAAGCCATTTCCCAGGCGGTAGAAGCTGCCCAACAAGCCGCAACCAGTTCGAACGTACAGGCCTACAGCATTCTGCAAATTCGCGACCACAACGTACGCTCCGATCTATCTAAGCTCTGTGGTAATCAAGAAAAGGTCGTGGCTTGCGGGGCATTCTTCATTGTCTGCGCTGACTCTAGAAGGCATCGTCTTCTTGCCAAACAAGCAGAAAAGAAATATGAGTCCCATCTAGAAGGTTTTCTTGTGGGCGTCATTGACGCCAGCCTCTTTGCTCAGAATCTTGCACTTGCCTTTGAGTCAATGAACCTGGGCATCTGCTACATCGGCGGGCTACGCAATGATCTTCCTAAAGTGGGCAAGCTGCTGAGGTTTCCAGAAGGCGTCTACCCGCTCTTTGGCTTATGTGTCGGGCACCCGGGAGAAGAACCATTCAAACGACCCAGATTACCCGCTGAGGCTGTTCTCTTCACTGACCAATACCCCACTGATCAAGAGATGCTGGACCTGGTTGCTCGCTATGACCAACAGATGTCTGACTACTACACAAAGCGTGGCGCATCAGGCCGCACCTGGTCTCCAACAATCGCAGCTTTTCATGAGGCACCCCGACGCGAAAGTCTTGCCGCGTTCTATGTAAAGCAAGGTGCCGACCTCAGTTGA